GATCTCGTCTTATTCTGGGTGGCAATTTAAAACGAAACACACGCTTGCGATTCATGCATAACTACTACTCGCTCCTTCATCAGGTCCATCCATGCCATCTCCTTGATCTGATTTGATTGAGGCCTCATGGATCACTTGCAGGTGCACGGGTTGCAGGTGCAGTTGGGGCCGCACTTGCACCCTCCGTTCTCGGCGGCGGCCTCGAACGACGGGGTGCCCTTGGAGGGGGCAACGCCCATGATGAGGGTCTGGGAGGCGGTGTTCACTCCCTCGTCCATCTCAGGGTACATCTTGCACCTGCATGCACAAGACGATCATTATCAGTCACAATTCACAGAGACTCTTGTAGATCTCTCCAAGAAATCGACAGGCAAACAGACATCGTGCATGGCCTCATCTAAGGGAGGgagattttttgattttttttccccTCCTCCTCAGCAGATTTGTTCACGCGCATCTCTTAATTTAGTTGTTGTTATAAGGACAAGAGGAGATCGATGGACATGCATGCTGTTAGGCAGCGGCCAGCGGAACAAGATGGATCGAGGAGAGATTTAAGGAAAAGGTTGAGAAAGAAGGCATAAAGATCGGGAGATCGAACGCGGGTTTTAGAAGGAGATTGGAGATGAAAAATTACCCTCCGCAGCCGTTGCCGCACTTGCAGCCGGATCCGCACCCGCAGTTGCCTCCGCAGCACGACATGGTTGGTGATGATCGAACTCGAGTTTATCCGCTCCGCTCTGTTCTCTGATCTGATCTTGCTCTGCTTTCAAGGTTGGTGCGCAGTCCCGTGATTTATAGAGGGGGTAGAGAGGCTATCCACCGTCCACGTCTCGGGGCGCGTGGGGGCCATGGGCTGGACGCCACTGCCGAGGTGACCGTCGCCCGTCCGTCCATCGCCACGCCATGGACGGCGGACGCGGACAAAATGCGCTACCGGCGTGCATGCATCCGCGCTACACGTCCACCGTCGATAGTTCCACCCTGCCAAGTGTGGCCTACGCCCGATTAATTATCAACGAAGCATCCAGATCATGCTAGCTACTCACCCGCTGGACCGGAGTGTGGTTTTTCCGGATCAACCCGTGATAACATTTGCCCGACAAATTGCTTGCTTTTTCTGTATATATGGAGAGAGATCACTACATCCTATTTTTTCATATAATTTTACTTTTAACTAGACTAGTTAATTATCCGTGCGTTGTAGCGTGGACATACAGCATCAATCTTCTCCGACATATGCCTTACATCCATCATATTCTATATTTTTGGTTCTCACAAAAAAGataaatctactccctccgtcccattatATAGGAGCGTTTCTGACACGCGGAGAGGGTATGTGTTTTGCAATATATGATTTGATTATAATTAGGTGAAAGCAaggaattttttttttgatttagtttgggTTTTGGTATGATATTATTTGATTTGAGTATAAGTAGGGAAGGCAATAGAAGTTTTGATTTAGTTGAGATTCGATATGATTTGACCGAGTTGATGCGGGGTGTGTTTTTCTAGATTATTTTAAATTACTCTATTTATATTAGTTTTATTTGATCACGAACCCAAGGGGGGCCTACAGGAAAAACTAGGGAAGAAGGTGAGACAAACCCACAAACTACTCTTTCTTTGCGGAGGATAGGAGATCTTCATTACTTAGGGTGGTACATCATTCTTACAAAGAGTAACAATATCATCAGTGACTCCTCCTAACCACACCACATTGCGCGTGGAGTGCACCGCCAATAGATAGCAAGGGCATGGCTAACTTTTTTCTGAGTACGACTAATCTTACTAACAAAGATCTCCCTCGCATCCTTCATCATCTCATGTATCTCTCTAACTAGCACCATATACCTCAAAGGATTAGGTAACGTAACTCCTCTTTAGTGGCAAAGATAATTCATGTGTGTTTCAATGCATATATTATTTTTAATGCATTAGGTCATGATTTACATGCTTAGTCATAATAGTCATGTAAGTAAATGTTTACCAAATAAAATCATGTACATGACTTACCTACCAAGAAAAATTCTAAGATTTATTtggtaaatatattttttgacttaCCAAAGAAAATATATTTGATAAGTCAATAAAGGACAGTTAATGCGTTTTCAGGGGAAACCACTAGAAAAAATAGAGATACAAAAGGAGGAACAAAATCAAAACAGAGAGAAGGGAGTTGGTTCCGTTGCCTCCCCTCCTCACTCCATTTTTTCCTCCtcacggcccccttcctccttggtTTTCCTGTTGATTTTTTGGTACTCTCAACCAATGTTGCACCAAACTAAAACCAACATAAATAGAGTAACTTGGAACAATTCAAACCAAATTAATACTTTTtttctaaaatcatgccctacattaactcaatcaaatcaaatcaaattttCCTAAAATCACAGCCAAATCAATAATTCCCTAAAAATGATATCCTacattaactcaatcaaatcaaaACAGATCTTCCCAAAATTACAACTAAATCGAAACTTTCTTTTTCTTCACCTACAGATACAAATCAAAACAAATCTTACCAAAACCTCAACTAAATGAAAACTTCCCTTGCATTCCCTATACATACTCAAATCAAATTAAATCTTATCCAGGTATAATATAATGTGTATAAGGCATATGCCAGATATAATTAGTGTTAACCACTAGAATATGTATGCggtcgttgcaacgcacgggcaattagcTAGTGTACGTGAGGTTGAACGAATAACGAGGTGAGCGGCATAATGTTACATAGTATCCTTACAATTTACTAAGCTCCTTAGGAACAAAGGCCTAGCTTAGTGGTAAGATTCCTTGTGGTGGAACTAGCCCATCCGGCTGGTTCAAGTTCTAGACTTGACATGGATGCTTGCATATTTGTTGGATTTTTTTGGGACTTTTGGCGTAATTCTTTCAATTGTATGGCGTGCCCGTCGGTTACAAGGTGTAGCAACGACTTCGTCAATCTCGAGATCTATCGTCTTGGTCTCTTGGAGATGCTCAAGGGGTGTAGAGACTTTGTGCATGTGTATTGTGATCATCTGCGTCTATGTTGTGTTTTCTAAAAAGAAGAATAGAAGTTTAGGAGAGATCTAGTATTTTTTTTTCTCTATGTGGACCCCACCTATAAGAGTCTAGTCAGTCATGGGTCTCGCATGACAATATCGGAACCGACATTCTTGCTTTTGTCAGTCCACTACATGTCGCCTCCCCACTACTTGGTTGTATAGGCAAGGAGCAAAAGAAGGTTGTTGTGTTCAAGGTGCCGATGTATTTGGTCATTACAAATTCATGGAAAATGTCTGTGAATTTAAAATCATTCTAAAATTCTAACCTCCCTAGGAATGTGGTTGTTCATGCGTCGGGGTTTTGGTCGCCACCGAGATGAACAAATATTCAAGAATTTATTTTTTGTGAATTTCAA
The Triticum dicoccoides isolate Atlit2015 ecotype Zavitan chromosome 3A, WEW_v2.0, whole genome shotgun sequence genome window above contains:
- the LOC119266974 gene encoding metallothionein-like protein 1, yielding MSCCGGNCGCGSGCKCGNGCGGCKMYPEMDEGVNTASQTLIMGVAPSKGTPSFEAAAENGGCKCGPNCTCNPCTCK